Proteins from one Ketobacter alkanivorans genomic window:
- a CDS encoding alpha/beta fold hydrolase, translating to MAQVPLRDGETMNVIRVGRGKPVLLLHGFGSRGAHWLHNVLPYSRQFEFFLPDLRGFGRSHHANLEGLDVFETYANDVQDLLNHFQLDDVILGGVSTGAYTCLTYNQIHGFERIGKYLNIEHGANSTHCPGKINGIFGAQQEDLFRTFSELLAIAKNAGDQTGYWQLPKETRIQFRDTVAQIYRIAMYRGLSQRIIDLAARYAEPLLTRYMMPVEKWQTYLNVMQAFMNGRDTRDALANIQVPTTLMMGRQSRYFSLEAQHEIAHHIPHAKVVIFDRAGHAPMVDQPIQFQREFGRFLRE from the coding sequence GTGGCTCAAGTACCACTACGCGACGGTGAAACAATGAATGTGATCCGGGTTGGCCGAGGCAAACCCGTCTTACTGCTGCACGGATTTGGCTCCCGAGGCGCTCACTGGCTACACAATGTATTGCCCTATAGCCGTCAATTTGAATTCTTTCTGCCAGACCTGCGGGGGTTCGGGCGCTCCCACCATGCGAACCTGGAGGGGCTGGATGTATTCGAAACCTATGCCAATGACGTACAGGATCTGCTCAATCATTTCCAATTAGACGACGTGATTCTGGGGGGCGTCTCCACCGGAGCCTATACCTGCCTCACCTACAACCAAATTCACGGTTTCGAGCGCATCGGCAAATACCTGAATATCGAACACGGAGCAAACAGCACCCACTGCCCCGGCAAAATAAACGGCATATTCGGAGCACAGCAGGAAGACCTGTTTCGTACTTTTTCGGAGCTGTTGGCGATTGCAAAAAATGCCGGAGATCAAACTGGCTACTGGCAGCTACCCAAAGAAACTCGCATCCAATTTCGAGACACCGTTGCACAGATCTATCGCATAGCCATGTATCGAGGCCTGTCCCAACGCATAATTGATCTGGCCGCCCGCTATGCAGAGCCTCTGCTGACCCGCTACATGATGCCGGTAGAAAAATGGCAGACCTATCTGAATGTCATGCAGGCATTCATGAACGGACGCGACACCAGAGATGCTCTGGCCAATATACAGGTGCCCACCACTTTAATGATGGGCCGCCAGTCCCGCTACTTCAGCCTGGAAGCCCAACACGAAATCGCCCACCACATCCCTCACGCCAAGGTTGTCATCTTCGATCGTGCAGGCCACGCACCGATGGTGGACCAACCTATCCAGTTCCAACGTGAGTTCGGCCGTTTCCTAAGGGAATAG
- a CDS encoding serine hydrolase domain-containing protein, giving the protein MMGKSGIALLLVWGLAGCDNTKDLPLLGRYVAKNVCASVWLEGYDDAAAIQYVTNIATLIQPSWNVRLDERGRVAVNNFWFPWLAPKYAAPTSSQPLSDCRNDYGTVLPSAELAAPLEPGSSLVTDLTPGSALQGYLDAMITVGAPEHTTALLVLKGNRVIAEAYRDGLGPDAPLKGFSMSKSFANLLVGRLVDSGAVAVSDAMLLPGWELDQRAAISWDHSLRMSSGLQWHEAALGENNDQGQMFYNSVDPSGYAATKPYSVEPNTRFNYSSGDFMNLATALVQHEGWFDPGWDLGGAFALEYSPDGQYPLLGEGVYLTTRGWAEMATLYMNAGRLGDAQILSPEWVAYTLASSATNSDYGAGIWLNRSQNLFPDLPADTFAFAGSYDRFVVALPAHDVVVVRVGFSAQPGDFDMQRFVLNLLELVPN; this is encoded by the coding sequence ATGATGGGGAAATCAGGGATTGCCTTGCTGCTGGTCTGGGGGCTGGCCGGCTGTGATAACACAAAGGATCTGCCGCTTCTGGGGCGTTATGTGGCAAAGAATGTATGCGCATCTGTGTGGCTGGAAGGCTACGATGACGCTGCCGCGATTCAGTACGTCACCAATATTGCAACCTTGATCCAGCCCAGCTGGAATGTGCGGCTGGATGAGCGCGGCCGGGTTGCGGTGAACAATTTCTGGTTCCCCTGGCTTGCTCCCAAATACGCTGCTCCTACCTCGAGTCAGCCCTTGTCTGATTGCCGTAACGACTATGGCACGGTTCTTCCCTCTGCTGAGTTAGCGGCTCCCCTTGAACCCGGTTCTTCTCTGGTGACAGATCTCACCCCAGGTTCTGCCCTGCAGGGCTATCTGGATGCCATGATTACGGTTGGTGCTCCTGAGCACACTACTGCCTTGTTGGTGCTGAAGGGCAACCGGGTGATTGCAGAAGCCTATCGTGATGGTCTGGGGCCGGATGCCCCTTTGAAGGGCTTTTCTATGTCGAAGAGCTTTGCCAATCTGCTGGTGGGGCGTTTGGTGGATAGCGGGGCTGTTGCGGTGAGCGATGCCATGCTGCTGCCGGGGTGGGAGCTGGATCAACGTGCAGCCATCAGCTGGGATCACAGCCTGCGTATGAGTTCAGGGCTGCAATGGCATGAGGCGGCGCTGGGGGAGAATAATGATCAGGGCCAGATGTTTTACAACAGCGTGGATCCCAGTGGCTATGCTGCGACCAAGCCTTACAGTGTCGAGCCCAATACCCGTTTTAATTATTCCAGTGGCGATTTTATGAACCTGGCCACAGCGCTGGTTCAGCATGAGGGCTGGTTTGATCCTGGCTGGGATCTTGGTGGTGCGTTCGCCCTGGAGTATTCACCGGATGGACAATATCCGTTGCTGGGGGAGGGTGTGTATCTCACCACCCGCGGTTGGGCCGAGATGGCGACCCTGTACATGAACGCTGGTCGCCTGGGGGATGCGCAGATTCTGTCCCCGGAATGGGTGGCATACACGCTTGCGTCCAGCGCTACCAATTCTGACTATGGTGCGGGCATTTGGCTTAATCGGAGCCAGAACCTGTTTCCTGATTTACCCGCCGACACCTTTGCCTTTGCCGGTTCTTATGACCGTTTTGTGGTGGCTCTGCCCGCCCATGATGTGGTGGTGGTGCGTGTAGGTTTCAGCGCCCAGCCCGGTGATTTTGACATGCAGCGCTTTGTCTTGAACCTGTTGGAGCTGGTGCCGAATTAG
- a CDS encoding lipase secretion chaperone, translating into MKWSLSIAACITLLILALMFWNTSPEQASPPVHTATTSAHADDLDTAPPASINPNRPKTARSVHLQGLDQTLDIDSKGNLITGPEVRELFDAIARQQGAIAADEWKQSILDQYANQLGPRAHQQLQTLLNRYIEFNLALQLLPMEGVASLNDALQRVQQIRDDYLGPDSANLFSDWQEMETFTSQFVQQMVNTQDPVQLKQSLQEQIYSLPVTVQPQAQKILQHSEDLFTALATSRPDPATLKSVAEQMAARALVQPDFVFGEPSPAFMNQYQQYSRARQTLMQQGGVTSEDDPQLNQLRQQYFSGSEVLRVKTLDRAEMY; encoded by the coding sequence ATGAAGTGGTCTCTGTCCATAGCAGCTTGCATTACGCTGTTGATTCTGGCGCTAATGTTCTGGAACACCTCCCCTGAGCAAGCCTCACCCCCGGTGCATACCGCTACCACCAGCGCCCACGCCGATGACCTGGATACAGCCCCACCCGCCAGCATCAATCCAAACCGCCCTAAAACTGCCCGCAGCGTGCACCTCCAGGGCCTTGATCAGACACTGGATATTGATAGCAAAGGTAACCTGATTACCGGCCCGGAAGTTCGCGAGCTGTTCGATGCCATCGCCCGTCAACAGGGCGCAATAGCGGCCGATGAATGGAAACAGTCGATCCTGGATCAATACGCCAATCAGCTCGGCCCCCGCGCTCATCAGCAGCTGCAAACTTTGCTGAATCGCTATATCGAATTCAACCTCGCCCTACAGTTACTGCCCATGGAGGGTGTCGCCAGCCTCAACGATGCTCTGCAGCGAGTGCAGCAGATTCGTGATGACTATCTGGGGCCGGACAGCGCCAACCTGTTCAGCGACTGGCAAGAGATGGAAACCTTCACCAGCCAATTCGTTCAACAAATGGTAAACACCCAGGATCCGGTCCAGCTCAAGCAATCCCTGCAGGAGCAAATCTATAGCCTACCCGTTACCGTGCAGCCCCAGGCGCAGAAAATACTGCAGCACAGCGAGGATCTATTCACGGCGCTGGCCACATCACGCCCCGATCCGGCAACCCTGAAAAGCGTGGCCGAGCAGATGGCAGCGCGGGCTTTGGTGCAGCCGGATTTCGTCTTCGGCGAACCCAGTCCGGCCTTCATGAATCAATATCAGCAGTACAGCCGAGCCAGGCAAACCTTAATGCAGCAAGGTGGTGTGACATCAGAGGATGATCCGCAGCTGAATCAACTGCGGCAGCAGTACTTCTCCGGCAGTGAGGTACTGAGGGTGAAAACACTGGATCGTGCCGAAATGTACTGA
- a CDS encoding GGDEF domain-containing protein, giving the protein MSNLIIRTDNLLITDPALKHEIEDVLASGFRLLRFPDFLEQFFAHSYRKLALKNMLSNAVYLVGLYVIMGIVVFVQFAGQDKGMFTWAYVITGFGLLFINVCARLPNMDKAFHWYTGVTSMVILTAIMVSATTITDPIGLAGLHAINIYVVIIIYAMSKMRFFNTVIWCHLAGLATLLISRTFDLHFTQFEFQTFFIFANVIGMGIAYIIEHRERAMFLQGLLLDIDKAEKDLLNQYLEKLSREDSLTGLANRRYFDERLKMEWHRCLREKKPLSVILLDIDYFKQYNDHYGHMAGDHCLTQISRALKKEASRPAELVGRYGGEEFILLYPNIDATQIKNTLIRIQQRILELNIPHEGSHVKKVVTASLGAATVFPVKSLDPEKLVSAADQMLYKSKENGRNGWSNTQISHCEPEQQTLINLV; this is encoded by the coding sequence ATGTCCAATCTTATTATCCGCACAGATAATCTGCTCATTACCGATCCAGCCTTAAAGCATGAGATCGAGGACGTGCTGGCCTCGGGTTTCCGACTGCTGCGTTTCCCTGACTTTCTGGAACAGTTTTTCGCCCACTCCTATCGCAAACTCGCACTGAAAAACATGCTGTCCAATGCCGTATATCTGGTTGGGCTGTATGTGATCATGGGCATCGTGGTATTCGTACAGTTCGCCGGTCAAGACAAGGGGATGTTCACCTGGGCCTACGTGATTACTGGCTTCGGGCTGCTGTTCATCAATGTCTGCGCACGCCTGCCCAATATGGACAAAGCCTTCCACTGGTATACCGGCGTCACCTCAATGGTGATCCTGACGGCCATTATGGTGAGTGCCACCACCATTACCGACCCCATCGGCCTGGCCGGGCTGCACGCCATCAACATTTATGTAGTGATCATTATTTATGCTATGTCCAAGATGCGATTCTTCAACACCGTCATCTGGTGTCATCTGGCAGGGCTGGCCACACTGCTGATCAGCCGAACTTTTGATCTTCACTTCACCCAATTCGAATTTCAGACCTTCTTTATCTTCGCCAACGTCATCGGCATGGGCATCGCCTACATCATTGAGCACCGGGAGCGCGCTATGTTCCTGCAGGGGCTGCTGCTGGACATCGACAAAGCCGAGAAAGATCTGCTGAATCAGTATTTGGAGAAACTGTCACGGGAGGACTCGCTCACCGGACTGGCCAACCGACGTTACTTTGATGAACGCCTGAAAATGGAATGGCACCGTTGCCTGCGGGAGAAAAAACCCCTGTCGGTGATTCTGTTGGATATTGATTACTTCAAACAATACAACGACCACTATGGACACATGGCCGGGGATCACTGTCTGACCCAGATATCACGAGCCCTTAAGAAAGAAGCCAGCCGCCCTGCTGAACTGGTGGGTCGCTACGGCGGAGAAGAGTTTATTCTGCTGTACCCCAACATCGATGCCACCCAGATCAAAAACACCCTGATACGGATTCAACAACGAATACTGGAATTAAACATTCCCCACGAAGGCTCCCACGTGAAAAAAGTCGTGACCGCCAGCTTGGGCGCGGCCACGGTGTTTCCGGTGAAAAGCCTCGATCCAGAAAAGCTGGTGAGTGCGGCCGATCAAATGCTCTACAAGTCCAAAGAGAACGGCCGCAACGGCTGGTCCAACACTCAGATATCCCATTGCGAACCGGAGCAACAAACCCTGATCAACCTGGTTTAG
- a CDS encoding HD-GYP domain-containing protein: MAVRTQKLIADELQIGMFVSGIDRPWRETPFPIQGFHIESREQLERMQHLCKWAYVDVQKSRAQVTVAPAQDFSFVSNYFEEKQRRNGRELLNLRIRSIQNDRPYKRLTNLNTEMRQARKVHKRIRDRIKRTLRALAGDGRLSIEDLRDVSNQLVNSVIRNPDAFAYLSRIDSHSEDLLNYSIRVASWAVLTGRHLDLTREAMSDLALASLLCKIGYTTIPQEILRIKGTPTPHVNEMLKWSLVRGVKLLRASDQFTSRIVKLVSHHLERHDGSGFPRGVSGRHIPFLSQIIGLSDYYESLVSYDYRDEPLSSADAVRELFSQRDVLFDSYLVEEFIQAIGLYPTGSVVTLNDDRLAVVIGQNKARLKPKLLILEDGRKPWQFFKRRIVDLNNPANDDFIVASQPALAPDSEHRHSHYFRHASSF; encoded by the coding sequence ATGGCAGTCAGAACCCAAAAACTCATAGCAGATGAATTGCAGATAGGCATGTTCGTCTCGGGCATTGATCGCCCGTGGCGCGAAACGCCGTTTCCGATTCAAGGGTTCCATATCGAAAGCCGCGAACAGCTGGAAAGAATGCAGCACCTCTGCAAGTGGGCGTATGTAGATGTACAAAAATCACGCGCCCAGGTTACTGTTGCCCCGGCTCAGGATTTCAGTTTCGTCTCCAATTACTTCGAAGAGAAACAACGTAGAAACGGCCGAGAGCTACTGAATCTGCGCATTCGCAGCATTCAGAACGACCGCCCCTACAAGCGCCTGACTAACCTGAACACCGAAATGCGCCAGGCCCGCAAGGTACACAAGCGCATTCGTGATCGAATTAAACGTACATTACGTGCACTGGCTGGTGATGGCCGCCTGAGCATCGAAGACCTGCGGGATGTATCCAATCAACTGGTGAACAGCGTCATCCGTAACCCGGACGCCTTCGCCTATCTATCCCGTATTGATTCCCACAGTGAAGATCTGCTGAATTACAGCATTCGTGTGGCATCCTGGGCAGTGCTGACTGGGCGTCATCTGGATCTGACCCGCGAAGCCATGTCGGATCTTGCTCTGGCCTCGCTGCTGTGCAAAATCGGCTACACCACCATCCCCCAAGAGATTCTGCGCATCAAGGGCACACCCACGCCCCATGTGAACGAGATGTTAAAATGGTCTTTGGTACGCGGTGTGAAATTACTGCGTGCCAGCGATCAGTTCACCAGCCGCATCGTGAAACTGGTATCTCACCACCTGGAACGTCACGATGGCAGCGGTTTCCCCCGTGGCGTCAGTGGCAGACATATTCCCTTCCTGTCACAAATCATTGGTCTGTCGGATTACTATGAATCCCTGGTCAGTTACGATTACCGTGACGAGCCCCTCTCATCCGCCGATGCGGTACGAGAGCTGTTCAGCCAACGGGATGTGCTCTTTGATTCCTATCTGGTGGAAGAATTCATCCAGGCTATCGGGCTCTATCCAACCGGCTCGGTTGTGACTCTGAATGACGACCGCCTGGCAGTGGTCATCGGCCAGAACAAGGCACGCCTCAAGCCCAAACTACTGATACTGGAAGACGGCCGCAAACCCTGGCAATTTTTCAAGCGCCGGATCGTGGATCTCAACAATCCTGCCAACGACGACTTCATCGTCGCCAGCCAACCCGCGCTGGCACCGGACAGCGAACACCGCCACAGCCATTACTTCCGTCACGCATCTTCGTTCTGA
- a CDS encoding DMT family transporter yields the protein MEDKRKGLLFLHSAILIFGGTALFAKLISLPASDITVWRSFIAVTVILILLLIQRRPLRLQRPRDGLIMLAGGALLGLHWATYFQAMQVAGIAVGMVAMYTYPILIVFLEPLFKGHRPHISDVICAFVMLFGVTLLVPEFDLENSVTQGVCWGVLSAALFALRNVMQGHYLKGYTGETSILYQGVVAGAVVIPFMTTHPLDVENTDLIKLLLLGALFTALPHSFFANSLRYLKAKTVGLIGCLQPVYGALLAYLVLAEEPGWMTILGGTVIIGTAAFETYRS from the coding sequence GTGGAAGACAAACGCAAAGGCCTGTTGTTTCTGCACAGCGCCATTCTTATATTCGGCGGCACCGCCCTGTTCGCCAAACTGATATCGCTGCCCGCCAGCGACATCACCGTCTGGCGCAGCTTTATTGCGGTGACGGTGATTCTGATTCTACTGTTGATACAACGCCGCCCCCTTCGGCTCCAGCGCCCCAGGGACGGCCTGATCATGTTGGCTGGCGGAGCCCTGTTGGGGCTGCACTGGGCCACCTACTTCCAGGCCATGCAGGTAGCCGGCATCGCCGTGGGCATGGTGGCCATGTACACCTACCCCATTCTGATTGTGTTTCTGGAGCCATTATTTAAGGGCCACAGACCTCACATCTCCGATGTGATCTGCGCATTTGTCATGCTGTTTGGCGTCACCCTGCTGGTACCCGAATTCGACCTCGAGAACAGCGTCACCCAAGGGGTGTGCTGGGGAGTACTGTCGGCTGCGCTATTTGCTCTGCGCAACGTAATGCAGGGTCATTACCTCAAGGGCTACACTGGCGAAACCAGCATCCTGTATCAGGGCGTGGTAGCGGGAGCGGTGGTCATACCCTTTATGACCACCCACCCGTTGGATGTGGAAAATACGGATCTGATCAAGCTACTGCTGCTGGGCGCCCTGTTCACCGCGCTGCCCCACAGTTTTTTTGCCAACAGCCTGCGCTACCTGAAAGCCAAAACCGTGGGCCTGATCGGATGCCTGCAACCGGTCTATGGCGCGCTACTGGCGTATCTGGTGCTGGCAGAAGAACCTGGCTGGATGACCATCCTCGGCGGCACCGTTATTATTGGCACCGCTGCCTTTGAAACTTATCGATCTTAG
- a CDS encoding bifunctional DedA family/phosphatase PAP2 family protein, translating to MAFESLTQWLSQHQEWILIAIAAMAFLESLAVVGIVVPGVALLFAAGTAAGSAEVEVIWVLLAAFCGAVAGDGISFLLGYRYHEVIRRVPPFKSHPEWIEKGEVFFRKYGLMGIVIGRFVGPIRPVMPLVAGLMQMKPTSFLGVNMLSAIAWAPFYLMPGYLIGASLEAENALSGRHMGFLIGMIFSGWLLAQALWWCHDHIRQRRNKLQLALITGCSCLGLFIMVSQVMQLDQLVDLNHRFSLWALSLRHHWLDGFFIGLTELGYRNAMTLWGVLVTIAILAQRNVYGATLWVGTILLGQTLLFGLKDGFAWPRPALVAMPPESYAFPSGHTTMNLVFFGALAILCLPGVPGKRQKAILSGLCILVATVAASRLYLTVHWPTDILGGLLLGGMILATLYCIVLKRPFRTIRPLPVIVATLIAWGVSLALWVIPRFQALSDSYLPVSLI from the coding sequence GTGGCATTTGAGTCTCTCACCCAATGGCTGAGCCAGCACCAGGAATGGATTCTGATCGCGATCGCTGCGATGGCGTTTCTGGAGTCCCTGGCGGTGGTTGGCATTGTGGTACCTGGCGTGGCACTGCTGTTTGCGGCGGGTACCGCAGCGGGCAGCGCCGAAGTAGAGGTGATTTGGGTGCTGCTGGCAGCCTTCTGCGGTGCGGTGGCAGGTGATGGTATCAGCTTTCTGCTGGGCTACCGCTACCACGAAGTGATACGCCGGGTGCCTCCGTTTAAAAGCCACCCTGAATGGATCGAAAAAGGCGAAGTCTTCTTCCGCAAATACGGTTTGATGGGGATCGTGATTGGCCGTTTTGTAGGCCCCATCCGCCCGGTCATGCCCCTGGTGGCAGGCCTAATGCAAATGAAGCCCACCAGCTTTCTCGGCGTCAACATGCTGTCCGCCATCGCCTGGGCACCGTTCTACTTAATGCCCGGCTACCTGATTGGTGCCAGTCTGGAAGCGGAAAACGCCCTTTCGGGGCGTCATATGGGCTTTCTGATCGGCATGATTTTCAGCGGCTGGTTGCTGGCTCAGGCCCTGTGGTGGTGTCACGATCACATTCGCCAGCGCCGTAACAAACTGCAACTGGCGTTGATTACGGGCTGCAGCTGCTTGGGCCTGTTTATTATGGTATCCCAGGTCATGCAGCTGGATCAGTTGGTGGATCTCAATCACCGCTTTAGCCTGTGGGCCCTGAGCCTGCGCCATCACTGGCTGGATGGATTTTTTATCGGCCTCACCGAACTGGGTTATCGCAATGCCATGACCCTGTGGGGCGTGCTGGTAACCATCGCCATATTGGCCCAGCGCAATGTGTATGGCGCCACACTCTGGGTGGGCACCATCCTGCTGGGGCAAACACTGCTGTTTGGGCTTAAAGACGGGTTTGCCTGGCCACGACCGGCACTGGTGGCCATGCCGCCGGAATCCTATGCCTTTCCCAGTGGCCACACCACCATGAACCTGGTGTTTTTCGGAGCCCTCGCCATCCTCTGCCTGCCGGGCGTACCGGGCAAGCGCCAGAAAGCCATCCTCAGCGGACTGTGCATACTGGTCGCCACCGTCGCGGCATCTCGACTTTACCTGACCGTACACTGGCCCACCGACATCCTCGGCGGCCTGCTACTGGGCGGCATGATCCTGGCCACCCTCTACTGCATTGTATTAAAGCGTCCGTTCCGTACAATACGCCCCCTGCCAGTGATCGTGGCCACCCTGATAGCCTGGGGCGTCAGCCTGGCCCTGTGGGTAATTCCCCGCTTTCAGGCATTATCAGACAGCTACCTGCCGGTAAGCCTGATCTAA
- the lipA gene encoding lipoyl synthase codes for MSQHTPTTPDSKPDNPTRKKVVQGEKLRGADKVARIPVKVIPTTDLPRKPDWIRVRVPANGEVQRIKTLLRKQKLHTVCEEASCPNLPECFGGGTATFMIMGDICTRRCPFCDVAHGRPNALDPEEPAHLAESVAALNLKYVVVTSVDRDDLRDGGAGHFGECIRAIRESSPSTKIEVLVPDFRGRMEIALDLMAADPPDVFNHNLENVPRLYKAIRPGSDYQWSLDLLKLYKERMPHVATKSGLMVGLGETDAEVKQVMQDLREHKVDMVTIGQYLQPSKQHAPVDRFVHPDVFEEFRLFGEALGFANVASGPLVRSSYHADLQHKGEDVNAVHKASLKLEPRD; via the coding sequence ATGAGCCAGCATACCCCCACCACCCCAGACAGCAAGCCGGACAACCCTACTCGCAAAAAAGTCGTTCAGGGCGAAAAACTGCGCGGCGCAGATAAAGTTGCCCGTATCCCGGTGAAGGTGATCCCCACCACCGATCTTCCCCGGAAACCGGACTGGATTCGAGTGCGGGTGCCCGCCAATGGCGAGGTGCAGCGTATCAAAACCCTGCTGCGCAAACAGAAGCTGCATACCGTATGCGAAGAGGCATCCTGCCCCAACCTGCCAGAGTGCTTTGGCGGCGGCACCGCCACCTTTATGATCATGGGCGACATCTGCACCCGCCGCTGCCCCTTCTGCGACGTTGCCCACGGCCGCCCCAACGCGCTGGACCCAGAAGAACCGGCCCATCTGGCGGAATCCGTTGCCGCCCTCAACCTTAAATACGTCGTGGTGACCTCGGTGGACCGTGATGATTTGCGCGATGGTGGTGCCGGCCATTTCGGTGAGTGCATACGAGCCATTCGCGAAAGCTCGCCCAGCACCAAAATCGAAGTGCTGGTACCTGATTTTCGTGGCCGCATGGAAATCGCACTGGATCTGATGGCAGCCGATCCGCCTGATGTGTTCAACCACAACCTGGAGAACGTGCCGCGCCTGTACAAGGCCATACGCCCTGGCTCCGATTACCAGTGGTCACTGGATCTGCTCAAGCTCTATAAAGAGCGCATGCCCCATGTCGCCACCAAATCAGGCCTGATGGTGGGCCTGGGGGAGACCGATGCAGAGGTCAAACAAGTGATGCAGGATCTGCGGGAGCACAAGGTGGATATGGTGACCATCGGCCAATACCTGCAACCCAGCAAACAACACGCCCCAGTCGACCGCTTTGTACACCCTGATGTATTTGAAGAGTTTCGTCTGTTCGGTGAGGCACTTGGCTTCGCGAACGTAGCCAGCGGCCCCTTGGTGCGCTCATCCTATCATGCTGATTTACAACACAAAGGTGAAGACGTTAACGCCGTACACAAAGCCAGCCTAAAGCTTGAACCCAGAGACTGA
- the lipB gene encoding lipoyl(octanoyl) transferase LipB: MSDLKGEAGETLILRDLGTVDYTDTWHAMKDFTEQRNEQTPDEIWLLQHPRVFTQGQAGKAEHVLAPGDIPVIQVDRGGQVTYHGPGQLVGYLMIDLRRMGIGARDLVSRIENAIVATLAELNIESAPRPDAPGVYSGGKKIASLGLRIRHGRSFHGLALNIDMDLEPFQRINPCGYQGMEMTQVRNFADQPDFRHISSRMAHHLQQQLGYTSCHHATGFETAV; the protein is encoded by the coding sequence ATGAGTGACCTCAAAGGCGAAGCGGGCGAGACTCTGATCCTGCGGGATCTGGGCACGGTGGACTACACCGACACCTGGCACGCCATGAAAGACTTCACCGAGCAACGCAACGAACAGACCCCCGACGAGATCTGGCTGCTGCAGCACCCCCGTGTATTCACCCAGGGTCAGGCAGGCAAAGCCGAGCACGTACTGGCCCCCGGCGACATCCCGGTCATTCAAGTGGATCGTGGCGGTCAAGTCACCTACCACGGGCCCGGCCAGCTGGTGGGGTATTTGATGATTGATCTGCGCCGTATGGGCATCGGAGCCAGGGATCTGGTATCCCGAATCGAAAACGCCATCGTGGCCACCCTCGCCGAGCTGAATATTGAGTCTGCGCCGCGCCCGGATGCCCCCGGAGTCTACAGTGGTGGCAAAAAAATCGCCTCGCTTGGCTTGCGCATTCGCCACGGCCGCTCATTCCACGGGCTGGCCCTCAATATCGACATGGATCTGGAGCCCTTCCAGCGCATTAACCCCTGCGGCTATCAGGGTATGGAGATGACCCAGGTGCGCAACTTCGCCGATCAGCCCGATTTCAGACACATCAGCTCACGAATGGCCCATCATTTACAGCAGCAGCTGGGATATACTAGCTGCCATCACGCCACAGGATTCGAAACCGCAGTATGA
- a CDS encoding YbeD family protein: MGIQEHLWEFPCVHKLKIMGLSTHPMVDIVTEIVGKHAHDFDRDSISLRESGSGKYVSVTIAVHFTQKEQVEAVFLELHEREEIAMTL, translated from the coding sequence ATGGGCATTCAGGAGCACCTATGGGAATTTCCCTGTGTTCATAAATTGAAAATCATGGGCCTGTCCACACACCCCATGGTGGACATCGTCACCGAAATCGTCGGCAAACACGCCCATGATTTCGATCGCGACAGCATTTCATTGCGGGAAAGTGGCAGCGGCAAATACGTTTCCGTTACCATCGCCGTGCATTTCACCCAAAAAGAACAGGTGGAAGCCGTGTTTCTTGAACTGCATGAGCGCGAAGAAATCGCGATGACCCTCTAG